Genomic segment of Panicum virgatum strain AP13 chromosome 2K, P.virgatum_v5, whole genome shotgun sequence:
ATTCGAACGAATCAGTGATTGCAATAGCATGTCCACGCAGAAAACGAGAAAGATCTTGACTAAATGTGTGCTACCTGGCTCAATTATCCTAGGTAACGTTAGACCTTGACACCGGAACCTGACCCAATCATTCGGTGCATGTCCAATGATGCATATACTTCTAAAATGAACCATTATATGAGGTTTGGATGGGCTAGATTCATAAAAAAGTGGGTTCACTTGAAATTTAGTTCTAATATGCGGGTGTAGACCTAAGTTTGATTGTTCAATTCTCTGAACAAAATTATAAAGATGCATCATGTTAAAACTGTTAATCtacaaatatttgtgcaaaatatgCTCATATGTGAACTGTCAATGTAGGACAATAGAGAAGACTCCTTTGCGAAAGCATATATCAATTTATTTTttgcacaaaaagatatttgaatctttttttataacttagaaaattaaacaagtATACATACCCAAATTCAGGTGAAGCTAATGTATTTGGGGGAAGAATCATTCAGTAGTACACAAAAATTAGTATGATTACAcccaaaaagggaaaaagagatAGAAAACAGGTGAGCACCGAAATGGTGGTGAGAGATCAGAATGCTTACATTGCATAAGGTACAAAGCGCAGATCCCACTTCCACTTTTGCAAGCAAATCTATCACCACTTCCTTTGGAAGTTGCTTCGCCATTTCTATGGAACCATCACCTACATATTCTGACTGATTACCCTTCACAAGAAGAGGATGATCACAGGCCTGCCGAAGCCGTAACAACATTAAAAGGATGTTTGCATAGTTTTGTTTGAGTGTCCCAGCCACAGCGAAAGCCTGAAATAAGCAGGCAGCATATCAGTATCCAGATAATTGCTTTAAATATTTCCAATCACCAAAATAAGATGCAAATATTCAACTACTGATCGAAATAAAATCCACCTCAAAACTAGTACACTTTACATATTTATATCTACAGAAACAGATGGAATAAGTATGGATCAAGTATAAAAGAAGCTTGAACTCATAAGGAAATTCAAATAGATGTTGAACATTGAACATGTGTAAATAGAACAAGATTTGAGAAAAAATAGCAGCATCAAGGCTagaaaacaacaacaaaaacgAACTCGAGTTCGAGGATTTAACCAACCTTGAACTGTTGCCGAGAACGTTCTTCCAGTGTCAAATAGAAGGACCGCTCCTCATGTGAGAAATCTACTTTATTCAGATTAATTGTCTTCGGAGGTAAATTTATGATTGGTACTCCATCAATCAGAGTTTCTATATGAAACAGATATCACCCAATCATCAATATAGATTTTAAGCTAATGGAACATAGGACTAAGTCCACATGCACTCAACAAAAGGAGTTATAACATAACAAATGAACACAGACaagtagaaaagaaaagatgtcGATGATAACAGCAACAAAGCCTTTCAgttccaagcaagttggggtcgGCTAGAGAAAAGATAACAATGCCCGATAAATAGCAAGGGATTCTATAATACTTGCAGAACAAGAAACATGATAGCTTTCTGCTATCTTCATCTCAGTTAAGGAGCTTAAAGCCTTAAAGACATAGTTTTAGTGTTTTTCCAATGCTCATATTCTAAATGAATTTATTCAAAATGGAATGTAACCGTAACCACATGCAGAAACAAATTTCAATAAACCTCTTCACATGCTCGGTAGCAATAAACAATGCTATGTGCAGCAGTAGAAAATAGGATTTAAGTGAAGTGATATAAACTAAATTAACAAAAATAGCCTCAAAATAGAGCCAAAGATAGGTATGTGCAGTAAAAATGCATTTATCACCTTTTGTACGACGCAGGAGAACCACCCTCAACACAGCTTGAAGTTTCTTATACCCATGAACTGCATCTCTGGAAATTGGGTGCTTTATCATTGTGCAAAATGAGTTAAATGTGGAATATGGATCATATTTCAAGAAACGAAAATAGCTGAACAGCTCATCAATTGCATTTTGTATAGGTGTTCCTGATAAGCACCATCTCCTTTTTGCTCTTAGCCCACAACAGGCTCTGGCCACTACAGTTCGGTAGTTTTTTATTGTCTGAGCTTCATCAAGCACAACCCTAAACCACCGTACCCTCGCAATTGGGCCACTGTCAAGGTCAAAGTCTGAGTCAagtctcttcttctttttcttagacTTGCTCTTTGCACTTGATGGAGGTTTTCTTTTATTGCCAGCTGAAGGTTCTTCACTGTTCTTTTGATCTGAGTCATCATCAGCGATCTGTTTAGGTACTTCATTGGCCACAATTGTATATGTAGTCACAACCACATCATATTTTGCCAGCTCACTTGGATCTTTGGTCCTCAAACCACCATGGTAGACTAGAACAGATAATTTAGCACTTTCACTAACCTTGTCAGTCAATTCGTTAGCCCACTGCTTAAGAATGCTAGCAGGGCATACAACTAGAGTACCTGCAGCTGGCCTTGTCATGGACCGCGTGGTGGATACGGATGACGTGGCTTTAGCCTTCTTTTTGCGCTCAGCTTTGCTTTTGTCCATTTTATCCGGAACATTATTGAGTTGACTGACACATGGCTCAACACTACTAGCACCAGCAGCTGTCGACGATGAAAGAGCCCCTTGGTCCTTCTTGGGTTCATCATTCACAGTTTGTTCtccttcatcatcttcatcaagatTTAGTGCTTCAGATTTCAAACGATCTGAATCAACAGACATGAACTTAGACTGTTGACTCCTCTCCTTTTGTATAAGGGCAATTGTAGACACAGTTTTACCAAGGCCCTGTTACATGACAACTGCTTTTCTGTTAAAATAGAAATGTGCTAAGGAATAAAATTGCTCACGAACAACTTTGGAAATCAGGAACAACCTGGTCATCTGCAAGGATCCCACCAGCACAATGTGAGCTATTCTCCTTTGAAACCATCCAAGCTAATGCCATTTTCTTTCAAGCAATAAAGATGTGTAAGGAACATGATATCCAGCATATATGAAACTGGCATAAAATAGAAAGATCGACAAGATTCATATACCTGATGCTTAAGGAGAGGTACTGTTAGCACTCCCTCAGGCAGATCATCTTCCCTTTTTTCCCGACTAATATGCTGCATAACATATTTTGAAAAGCAATGTCATTCACAGAGCAGAGTCAAACTGATGGGCAATAGATAAAGCAGCTTTACCTGGATTACTTAAGGATAATTCCTACTGGGGAAACATACCATGATTTGAGCAAGAAAAACGTAAACAAAATGTCTTAattatgaaagaaaaaaaatgcatcaGTCAAAACACTTCAAACTAGATTATAATTCTATAATCTCCAACAGTCAAAATGAGCATTTGTGTTTACAGAATGTAATGGAATACTTCAAACTAGATTTGTAAATGGCAATCATAAGTTCATAACAGCTAAGATGTTTATAAAACAATTCTGATTAAAATAAGTAATAGGTACCATCAGCTTTACAGAATCTGACTTCATTGGATAAAGTATTATGCCACCAATTCAAATTATTCTTTTCTGTTACAGAACTGGTGAAAAGGTGGAGGTTGAACTTATTTTTCGGTGAAGTATGGATCATaaaataatttgaggagcaaaatGAGAACCTCGGAAGATAGACACACTGTATGTACAAACTTTCAGGCATTTGCATTGTATATGACAAATGGCAATCTTAATTGGTGAAACCACTTCCAAATATTTTGGTGTTTAGTCATATTTCTCTAACCATGTTGCAACAGGAACTATTGTTCCATTTTCAATAGCAGAAAATATGGCAAGGTCACATAGAAGAAAATAGGAAAGGATCAACCGATCAACCATGACAATAATAAATTTGTAAAGCAACAGTCTGATCTGCTTTAAAAAAATGCTAGATTTTCACAACTCCGCTTTCTgttcaaaaaaataaacatgCAAAGAATTTAGATAATTTGACTGGTGCCACAACATAACAATAAGCCGATAAAAAAATGACAGATAAGTATTTGCGTGCatattcaaattcaaaaggTTAGAAGAtgcattttgtttctttgaaagAAGTGCTTTAAATAATACTGGTACATGTAAACACGAGGTAACTATATGTGATTCTTTCTATATCCAGTAGAAACTATTTATAGAGTATCCTTTTCACTTTTTCAGTGGAGGGAAAATACAGTAGAATCCCCCACTGATTTACCAAGTCAGGCAATTCACAAGGTGTAGAGAGTATTGATAGTTATATTGTATAAAAATTGCCAGCGATACAATTCACCAAGGGAAGAAATTTATAACTAGAGTGTATAGACACTGCCACTGGATTCAGCATGTCACACTATTATCTGGGCAGGAAGCAAGCAGCATTTACATGTCACACTATACCTGCAGGGCTTCTTGATATACTGCTCTCTCATCAGAATCCAAAATCCTATTTTCTGGATTCAGGCGACCTTGTGCTCCAAAGCCGTTAACTTCACTGTTATTAGAATTGCTGACACCAAACGATGAAGGCAGTACCCTATGTGAGCTAGAGGGGCCTCCATAAACAATAACATCATCTGTAAATAACTCAATATTAAATGAGGATAAGCATTTATCTTGCTACAGGAAACCTGCACCAGATAGCATCATTTGGAATTACCAAAGTAGAATAACATGAGGCTAGCTGTACGTACCATCATCATTCTCTCTCTGGGTATTGCTCACATTAAAACTTCCCATTGCCCTCCTTGAAGATGAAGGATGCGCATTTCCATTGGTCATATTTGTTCCCATTCTGTTTTCACCCAAATCTTGTGAATTTCTATCGGTAGAAAGTGGTGGGAGCTTGCGTGTCACACTAGCAACATTTGCGTGCATAGATTTTGATGTGCTGCCATTGGAAAAAGAAGAGGGAAGAACCCTCTTGTTATTGTCATTTGCATCTGCAGCGGAACTGGCGTGTCTTTCCCCTACACTGTCAACTCTGTTCGAAGCAGAAAGGTCCCTTGCAGAATCATGTCGTGCAGCCATATAAGAAGGACGGGGATGAGCCATGTCCCCTGAACCAAATTTAGAACGAGTACTCTCCGTCGGTCTACCATTTGTAAAAGATGGTGGTAGAGTCCTGTATTGACCATTATTATTATGAGTATGCCTTGAAGAAGATGAAGCAGGAGCACCCCTCTGCCAATCCTCATCCTCAAAACTGATTGGACCACGCCCTTCACCATTCTGACCAAATCTTGTTATTGTAGAAGCTGGCTGCTGGTCAAAATCGTCATCACTATCCGAGATCAAGTCAATTATATTGTTATTGTTCATATTGCCAGCTAGCATCTGCACCGTTTATGTGTAATCAGGATTTTGTTGTCCTTAACATGTTAACACTCCTGAACCGATGGTTTGATTCCTATCTTGACATATTCAATGCCACTCCTAAGTTTTGAGGATGATTGGCATGCTAAAGAGGCTCTTCAGTCTTCAATATGATAGTTAACCTGTAAGCAGATCAATTTTTTTAGACCTGAGTAAATTACAATTTTCACAGAATAAAACAGCAATAATTGCATGCAAGCGTTACCCATGATAACAAGGAAAAAAGGTTTTCTTTCTGAAAATTAGAAAAAGACAATCACCAAAATTAACCTATAGCATTAAAGATGTGTTCACCTCAACACTCCAACCGTCATTCTAGAAGGCTATGATAATACGGACTAAGTTTTGCAAAATGTGCTCACCCAATCAATCCCACTATATTGGGCAGGAATAGCATGAGTGGCAGCTCAGAACCATGAGTAACCGCTTCCTTTGGGGATCATCCTTTTCAGTTTCTAGATGTGATTCAAGAATCACATTATGTTTTAAATAACCAAAAAGGCATTTTCATTATGAACTTTGCTTTCATGCAAACTCTTGAGACAGTTTGGTTCCTAAGATAAAACTTATGCATGATGCCCTTGGTTCTTATCCAATATGATTTTTTGCATTGACTAAAGTTTTTCCACAACTGAATTTAAGATTACAGGACAGATAAACTACCCTTGTGGAATTAGAAACAATTATAAAAGGGGCATTAGATAAATCATATGCCCACACATCATCCGGTGAAACCAATAAAAGGGGCAAGTTTCCTGGCACAGCCTGCCTTTTTGCAGACACCTGGGGCATCCATCATTTCTGGCTAATGCGTAATGCAATGCACTCAGCACAGGAGGCACGCCCGAATCCGCAAAAATTTCCAGCCCCGCCGCAGCAAGGGGGCTCAGCTGATTTGaatcccttttttttttgaaaacatattttttttctcgaacacgcagtgCGTATCATTATATtgatagaagaagaaaagagtcatacatagacccaaacacaccCCCACACACCTCTTAAGACCTTTTCTAATAATCACCTGTTAAATAAATACACTACGACCAACCCACACCTCTAGACCTCACCCTGGAAAACATATTGCATCCATGAAATCATCTACCAGCAAGTCCTATGGTGGAAATCAAAGTGAGACACTAAATTAACTTCGCCAGTTGATCAATTAAAGATGAAATCAAAGGAAATTTGGGGCTATGTGGCTTGGGAAGTAAAACAAACACGTGCATGTGCAAGGGAGAACAGAGGGCGATAAATCAGTgggaaggggagagggagaatgGCAAGCGGCTGCAGAAGCTACCTGCGTTCTAGTGCCTATGAGACAGGAGATGGGGGTTGGATGGGAGGAGGTTGTGGGCGGAAGTGCGCGGCGGAGGCTGCCTGTGGCGACCACCACACAATCCGTCAGATCCATACAGCAAGGAAAGGGAGGGTTCGAGGTAGGGCTCGGGGCGCGAATTTACCTCGGTGTACAAACAGCTGCGGATAGAGAAAGGACGGCCCGAGGTTGGCGGCGTCGTGGTTTGGCGGTTTTGGGCCTCGTCGGCGGCCGACGGCGTGGGCTCGAGGAAaccctggccgcgccgccgtgggggGTCGTCGGCAGCCGGTGGGGCTTGTCGCGTGGAGGCCGGATGCGCGGATCGTCGGGGTTCGGCCCTCGTCAGCGGCCGACGGCGTGGGCTCGACGAAaccctggccgcgccgccgtggcccgtggGGTTTCGTCGGCGGCCGTCGGGACTTATCGCGCGGAGGCGGATGCGCGACGCTCCCTCTGGATCGGGAGTTGGTCAGAGGGTGGCGGCGATGGGGTGAGAAAAGAGGGGAGGAACGCCGCCGGCGCAGCGCAGATAGAAGAACCTGggaggggattttttttaatctttttaatcTTCATTGAACCTGCTTCCTGGCCGGGGATCCGCTGAGGAAATTCCTCTCATTTTGTAAAACATCATTATTCTCTCTTCTCGTCGTGTCAACAAAATTGATCATGTGACATACTAATTTAATGTCGTATAGAATTTAATGTCATAAAATCCCTTGTGCCTCCATTGAGAGTAGCCTAAGTAGCATGCTAATAATAACGAAAATAAGATCATATCTAATCGTCCTTGAATAATATTTTCTAATAATAAGCTAATCGGgataatttaatattttttactTTAATAGCAGAGTTGATTTTGCCCTAATAATTTATCCCAATATGACTACTATAGTAAAAGAGATCCGAATCCTTCTATATACGAGGAGTGTAGAGTGGAGGTTAAATTGCTATATTTGACCTTAATCGTCAAGGGAAAATAACATATGCAACCGATATGTCCGATCCCTAGCGTGTTGAATCTCTCGCAAATCAAGAGTCGCCGGACTCTCCGGGACTATGATCAATTAACGTTCCTACGATCGATAAGTCTATTCATCAGTTGTTTAAGTCTATTCATCAGTTGTTTGCTGCACGGTGCGTCGTCACCCTGTTCTAACATTCACACATCATGATACGGGTTCTACATCTGCTCCCCGTCAACCGGAGATTTCTGCCAAATCTAGTCCTAATCTGTATCTTGGGAAGCGAGTCGATTATCGATCGATTATAACAACATATAATAAAATTAAAGTATTATGTGAAAGTATATCTTAATTTTAGTTGGAATAAAATGCATTAGGATCCTTAAACTAGTGAGCGTGTGTTGAGTAGGTGCATGAACTTCGAAACTACAAATTGAGCCCCTAATATATTTAACTGTGTCACTAGAGGTTCAAATTGTCTTTGACCAGCGTTGACCACCTATGTGGACTGCCAAATCCGTCCGGTCCTACATGGTCTTGAAAGTTGCAAGAGCGGGGCATATATGCATGTCACCCCTCCCCTCCCACAAAAATACCCATTCCTCCAGTCTGTTCCCCACCTTTCGTCTTCGTTGTCATCGAGGCGGAAGGGAGCAATTAGGGCTCCGGTGATCGTCGAGGGTTGGAGAGCGGCGACCGACAGACTTCGCATCGCAAAAAGGGAGCAGAGCTAGTCCGGTCGTGGCTATAGAAGGTTCAGGATGCCTCCTCGATTGCATCGGAGCCTTAATCACCCCGCCTTCCGCATTGGCGGCAATGAAGATGAACAGGCGGAGAACAGATGAGAGGAATGGGTATTTTATGGGAGAGGAGGGGGTGATTTGCGTATAAGCCCCGCTTCCGCAACTGCTAAGACCATGTAGGACCGGACATGGAAGTCCACGTAGGCGGTCAACACTGGTCAAAGGCGATTTGGACCTCTAATGATACACTTAAATAGATTAGGGAGCTCAATCTGCATTTTCGGAGTTCATGGACCTACTCGACACACCTTCTCTAATTTAAGGATCTCAGTGTATTTTACTCTTTTAGTTATATTAGATAAAATTATTTCTTCCAAATTTTAACATCTCCTCGTCAAATCCTTGTGCTAGTCCAAACCGAGAGCTCGCGAGGGTCAACgtcatttttattttctttttttttgtgagggCAGCCCCCGGCAAATCCAAACCTGATGCCCCTCTGGCCCTCTCCCTACACACGCGCGCCCGGTGAGCAGCCGCCCGCCAGCCCACCACCGCCCGGCCACTTTTGGGTTGGGCCCGTCTCACCCGTTAAAATACTCCACGCCGCTGGGCCGCGAGGGCCCACCCATCGCCGTCGCCACCCTCTCCTGCCACACCccggccccgccggccgccgcagatgggccagccgcggcggcgcggctacccgcacggccaccaccaccgctgccCGCGCCGCATTGCGCTGCCGGCGGCCGCGCTGGCCCTGCTCTTCCTCGCCGTCTCGCTCCTCTCCGTCTCACTcctctccgcgccgccgctcgccgaccCGCGCACCGGcctcgccacctcctcctcccgccggtTCCTCCGCCGCGACCCGGTATGGATGGACACTAGTTACTTGCCTCGGCAGGCATATCCGTGCTGCTCGATCTTATTGTaactttctctcttcctctgtTTTGAGTCCACAGACGAACGGCTCCGGCGGCGAACTGGAGGGCACCGAGAGCGGCCAGGCGTTCAATGTTGCGGTGCGCTCACAATGCGTGTGTAATTTTTCGTGGTTTATCTTCTGGATTGCCCATAACTCAATTCAAATTTGGGTAGATTTTTTTGTTCTGATTTTATCCTTGGGGGCTTAGGTTCTGAATGCACTACCCCATCATCCCTTGTGTTGGGGGAATAATGAGTAGATGAGTCACATTGAACCACATTTTCATAGGAAATGTTAAATTTGACCTCTCATGTAAGAACAGCTGATCATCCTGTTATGTTTCGATCAAATGCAGACACATGGATGGATTGGGCAGGATGATCTTTGGCATTCAAAGCTTGCTAGCAACTTCTATGGATGCTGCAACTCTAGCAGTAAATATCTTGGTGAGCAGTCACTCAATTGTGAATTGCTGCTTATAATTTAGACGATGTTACCGTAACTGTTGGGTGTTGTGTGGACCTCTGTAAGTGGGAGTCAATGATGAATGCCTATTTGTATCTTTTTGCACTATGATAACTGATGATTTAATAACTATATGTCTGCCTAAAGGTCCTTTTTTTTCAGATTCCAGTATTACCACACAGCCAGAGCGATACTTGATTGTTGTTACAAGTGGAGGTCTCAATCAGCAGAGAACAGGGGTGAGATGTTTCTCTGGTTGTCTTCTAGGACAACTAGAGTCACATGCTTGGATATGATTTAAAGTTTAAAACACTTGAAGTTAATATAGAATTCCTTTTTCAacaattttgttatttttatcttTTTGCTCAAAACTATGCAGCACATTGTTTATAATACATGTTGTTAGGACCTGCCCAAACTACTTGAGGTATCTAAATTGGTAAAGGTCACCAGGCTATGTAGTCTATGTGCAGGTGTGACATGTTTAATAAAATGCTAATTCCTTTCGTAAAATGGAGTGGAGAATCTTACTTCCAAGTCCAAATTACTTATTTGCTGGTTTTCCTCATCCTGTAAAGCAGAACTATACATTAGACATATCATGGCACCTGCTTCTTTGTAGATAGTTGATGCTGTAGTTGCTGCGCGTATTCTGAACGCTACACTTGTTGTTCCCAAACTGGATCAAACATCTTTCTGGAAAGATTCAAGGTATGCAATAGTGAGCAATGAGCACTTCCCAATTTTTAGCCCATGATATCCATGATTATAGGTGTTCAGATTTAATTTATTCCACATCTTTTGTATTCAACGCTGCAGCAATTTTTCAGAAATCTTTGATATCGACTGGTTCATTTCATTCCTTGCAAAGGATGTCAAAATTATCAAAGAGCCTCCAGTAAAAGGAGGTAAAGTCATGAAGCCTTATAAAATGCGTGTCCCCCGAAAATGTACTCCACGGTGTTATTTGAACCGCGTCTTACCGGCACTTCTGAAGAAACATGTAAGTTGTAGCACCTATGGCTTAGCTGACCCACGTTATTCCCTTTCCACCATCTTCGTGATAACACAACATTTGATTATcccttttttatatatatcaCTAATTGAATTTTACCAACCAGTTACTCTGGTGGTCAATCGTTGTTACTTACTGCCTTCTGTGGAATTTATATTTTGAGGGAAAATTGTCAATAATGCTTGGCTTCCTGAATGTGTTATATAGCTTATTCGTGCACTTCATTGTTTTATGCTTCTATGTGTGGTTTGATtttaaaaaatgaaataaaaaataatgaagttATTTTTTAATGTCCTATGCGTACTTTGATTAAGGAACTGAGCCTAGCTGGCTAGCTCAGTTGGTGCGAGGTGTGGGTGTGCACCCGTGACACCTATGCTTGCGTCCCTCCTTGACGAATTTGGGTGCATATTTCTTTTCTTATTTACAAAGCCTCCTATTCCCCCTAGGTTCGTCAAATTTTCGGTGTAGTTTGATTTCTGCTTCCAGTCATAGTTTAGTTCATAAGAATCCAGTCACATATCAAAATATCTGATTTTACTTGATGGTGGTGCAGGTTATTCGAATGACTAAATATGATTATAGGCTCTCAAATAAGTTGGACACTGACCTGCAAAAACTGCGTTGCAGAGTCAATTATCATGCTTTGAGATTTACTGACCCTATACAAGAATTAGGTGAAAGGCTAATACAACGAATGCGGAAAAAGAGCAGATATTTTGTTGCTCTTCATCTGAGGTATTCTTCATTCTGTAACATTAATGAACCTGTCATCAGTctgcattttttattttgttcaaagtttgctgtttcAACTCACTCGGTTGCAATTATATGAATACTATCACTACTTTGGACTTCTGATCTCAAAATGATGAGTGCTGCATATGGTCCTTTGCAGGAAACTTAAGCTGTAGTTTGGATGATTGTATGTAGTGGCAATGATTCTTTTTGTACATATTATTCtctcttcttaatgaaattACATGAAGCTCTCCTGcgatgttcgagaaaaaaacaaaatgatTCTTCTTCAGCTGTTTAAACTCGTCTCAAAGTTTTCTCCAGGAGCATCCTTATTTCAGCATTTCCAGAATTTCTTCTCATGTTCTGTTTGTGTACCACAAAAAATGACTTTAGTTGTTGAAATAAAACTGCTAAGATGACTAGATGGATTCCCTTCATCTCCAGCCAGTTCCCTTTTCCCTTAAATAAAATGATAATTAAGCAGGAAAAATATGAAAgacgattaaaaataaatataaaacatTGCATATTCTTCTCCGCTGCTGTTCTGGGTATCATTAGTTCATTATATTTCGATTTCTTGACCAAGACATGCTTTTTGTTGTGATGGCAGATTTGAACCTGATATGCTTGCCTTTTCTGGGTGCTATTATGGTGGTGGAGAAAAGGAGAGGAGAGAATTAGCTGCAATTCGCAGACGATGGAGAACCTTGCATGTACGAGCTGTATTATGTGTACTTGTTACTTGCTTACCGAGTAAGAGTTACCTATTGTTAATCTTGTTGTGTTTTAACATTCCAGATACGTGACCCAGAGAAAGGAAGAAGGCAAGGTAGATGTCCATTAACTCCTGAGGAGGTAGGTTTGATGTTGAGGGCATTAGGCTACAGAAGTGATGTCCCCATTTATGTTGCTTCTGGTGAGATATATGGAGGGGAAGATACTTTAGCACCCCTCAAAGCGCTCTTTCCCAATTTCCATACAAAAGAAACACTGTCAGGCGATGAGGAGCTTGCTCCATTCTTGAAGTTCTCATCTCGCATGGCTGCAATTGATTTCATTGTCTGTGATGAAAGTGATGCTTTCGTGGCTAACAACATCGGTAATATGGCCAAAATTCTGGCTGGGCGAAGGTGACG
This window contains:
- the LOC120686033 gene encoding helicase-like transcription factor CHR28, with amino-acid sequence MLAGNMNNNNIIDLISDSDDDFDQQPASTITRFGQNGEGRGPISFEDEDWQRGAPASSSSRHTHNNNGQYRTLPPSFTNGRPTESTRSKFGSGDMAHPRPSYMAARHDSARDLSASNRVDSVGERHASSAADANDNNKRVLPSSFSNGSTSKSMHANVASVTRKLPPLSTDRNSQDLGENRMGTNMTNGNAHPSSSRRAMGSFNVSNTQRENDDDDVIVYGGPSSSHRVLPSSFGVSNSNNSEVNGFGAQGRLNPENRILDSDERAVYQEALQHISREKREDDLPEGVLTVPLLKHQKMALAWMVSKENSSHCAGGILADDQGLGKTVSTIALIQKERSQQSKFMSVDSDRLKSEALNLDEDDEGEQTVNDEPKKDQGALSSSTAAGASSVEPCVSQLNNVPDKMDKSKAERKKKAKATSSVSTTRSMTRPAAGTLVVCPASILKQWANELTDKVSESAKLSVLVYHGGLRTKDPSELAKYDVVVTTYTIVANEVPKQIADDDSDQKNSEEPSAGNKRKPPSSAKSKSKKKKKRLDSDFDLDSGPIARVRWFRVVLDEAQTIKNYRTVVARACCGLRAKRRWCLSGTPIQNAIDELFSYFRFLKYDPYSTFNSFCTMIKHPISRDAVHGYKKLQAVLRVVLLRRTKETLIDGVPIINLPPKTINLNKVDFSHEERSFYLTLEERSRQQFKAFAVAGTLKQNYANILLMLLRLRQACDHPLLVKGNQSEYVGDGSIEMAKQLPKEVVIDLLAKVEVGSALCTLCNDPPEDAVVTICGHVFCYQCIHERITTDENMCPAPNCSKTLSLESLFSSGALRICISGKSSSAGASSSADNESSSISQSSYVSSKIQAAIDILNSIINTDALTESDTMESNRSRVAPAKAIVFSQWTGMLDLLELSLNTNLIQYRRLDGTMSLNLRDKAVKDFNTDPEVRVMIMSLKAGNLGLNMVAACHVILLDLWWNPYAEDQAVDRAHRIGQTRPVTVSRLTVKDTVEDRILALQEEKRAMVSSAFGEDKSGGHTTRLTVEDLRYLFRI